The following is a genomic window from Micropterus dolomieu isolate WLL.071019.BEF.003 ecotype Adirondacks linkage group LG12, ASM2129224v1, whole genome shotgun sequence.
caattaaaatggaggctctgcctttatttacccgttgccatggtgaattgtagtatcggagctccattgatgatggcctTTTTTCATCCCCATGCACGCACTTCACTCAGGATCAACATACTCAGGgttgactgaacttattctgatcggaATTTCTGAAATGGAAAACTCagagtttgacagctcagacttcgtcaacccagagttcaggtttacactcagtttgttgaacctgctttctgaaacagggccctggttTTGTCATAAGGTGGagcacatgtttttttgtttgtgtgtttgctaaGTTGCTAAATTGTTTTTTGAACAGTGAGAACAGCATATTGTTTAATGAAAAATTGGACTGAACAATTTTGCCTGTCTATCTGTTTGACTGACGGCTTTATTGAACACTGAGATAGCACTGTTTTGGAATGAAGTTGGttcaacataaaaaataataataaaatctatttttacCATATTCCTGTGGGTTAGCTTGTTACACCAACCTGAGGGGTAGCTTCAATGTAATGAACATTTAcgttgcatttatttatttagctgatgcttttatccaaagcaacttacactTGCTTCACATGTCAAAGGTCACACACTtctggagcaatgaggggttaagtgtttttcTCAGGGACATAtttgtggatgtgtcacagtggggaattgaacctaggtctctcacaccaaatgcATGTGTCTTAGCCACTGCAAAATCCTCACCCCTTTAATGAAGCTGAATGAGTTAAGTGTTAGCTAAGCTCACtgcattttccaagtagcttgcccaacattTCACCTGTGTGCACCcccatttttgttttagtttaggTGTGTTTCCCCTTGTTTGCTGCCATTCTTTGTCATGTTGTCAAGTGTGCTTGCCTTTTTCCAGTGCTTTCCTGTGTTTTTACCCCTTTTATTTACTTGACTTCATTTGGATATATGGACTCCTGTGTCTACTCTTGAACTAAATGTGACAGTTCGAGAAGATAGAATGAGACAATTTCGCAGTTTctatatttaaaaattttaattttcagtttcaaaactTGCATCATATTATGCCTATAAAGGCTTTGAAATAAAGTTTTGCAGTGCTTCCACAAGCATCTTATATATCTTTAAATACACAGAAATAGGACAGGTGTATTTTGTGAAGATTCATTATGATCCATCATGaatattaaacagtaaaaaacagtttttaagaAAACTATTCCCACAGAATAAACATCATGTATTCCTTTTAGTATTGCTGAGTTTTTATAAACAGAAATAATCTCGTGAATTTCAGCCTGTTGCAGTCCAATGTCAGATACTGCTACAGTATAATAAATGTGTGCAAACCAAAATAGGTTCATAAATGTTCTTCTTCTAAAAAAACCCCTAAAATATCTGTTTTAAACATTAGTTAACATCATGCTTTCTAATGACACATCACACATCTGACTCAACAGTCATGACCTGTCCTTCCCCGATCCTTCTCTCAAGAGAACAGATTATCAGCGGGGTGGTGTTCTTCCCATTATCTTGCACACAGGGGTTGAAGTATGGGTAGAGAGGCTCAGAGAAATGACAATCGCTGTAAGTGTAAATAAGAGTCTTTGCATCCGCGTCATAGAAAGACACCAACCCTTCCTCGTAGTCCACGAAGATACCCACTTTCTGCGGGGTTTCCTGGGGTTGGAGTGTGACGGAGGGCCGGGTGCAGGCACTGAGACTGCCACCTTTTCGCCGGCAGATCGCCCAGTAACCGCTGTCGGGACGAACAGTGATGGTTCCCTTCCTGTTGATGGACTTTCTTGCCACGCCAAGATCCCAGTCGGTTTTATCTCCAACCTGAAACACAACGCACAAAATACCgagtcagacacacagacacttttgAACACAACCAGCTCAGACATATACAGCACATGCGACcttaatcaataaaaataaatgagtgtATAATCTTGTGTTATTATTAGGCTTTACCTTTAAATAAGATGTTACTTCAACTGAAAGAGATTCAAAATGGCAGATTTTTTACCCAAATGTGACACCATATTTAGCTGCAGTATGTCacatgatttaaaaataaaaatgatactTAAGTCTAATTGTGTGAAACCAGTCAAAAGCTGGTAGCGTACATTTCTAGTGGCACTGGCTTTTGTGGTAGGTAAGAGCCTAATTTAAGTAGGCCATGCTGCTAAAGTGTATTTTCTTGTTTCTGAGCTCCTACCTCAACCACCCAGTAGCGTCTTCCAGATGTGAAGCTTTGTTTCCCCAAAACGCAGACGCAGGTGTCAAATCGCTGAGGATTGTCTGAGAGTGAGGCTCTCTGTCTGCTGACGCTCACCTGTGGATCAATAAAATCATGGTTATATTAAGCATCAGTCTCATTAGCAACATTGACGTTGTCACCCCTACCAATTAATAGCCTTATAATCTTTTACAGTCAAAGCATTTTAGCCTGATGTTGACCCCTTTGCAGCTAATTCTCACATTCTTTTTAACCTTTTACAGTTTTCATGTAAGAAAATGTCACTATGTGGAGCAACCTGTTGTGACAGATGCTACAAAAACGTTACTTGTTCTGTCCTTACAGATTTAAATGTGAGACACCCAAACTATCCTGAAAAAAATTCCCAAAGAAGACTGTGCTCTTCACACATTTAAGTAAATGATCAGACAACAAGACAATACCTTCTTTCTGTCTGGAGACAGGACCAACCAGCCTGAAGCAGTCTCAGGATCCAGAGTGACATCAACtgcagaaacaaagaaaaacagtgagACCATAGCTAAAAAGTAAAACTAGTAAAGGTTAAACTAGGTTATTGAATTAGGCAATAGATGTAGGATTGTGAACATACATGCATATTGATCCATCCTGCCTGCTTCTGCAAAATGGCGGaagaaaaatgttattttcatgcACTGATTTTCACAATAATCTCTTGAATCTCTGGTCATTTTTTGAAGTAGATAAAAAGACTACTGACCTTCTGCAGATAGTTTGTTCCCAAGTTCCTGGCAGACGACCACCAGCGTAGAGACGGCTCTCCTTACTGCCCCCAAGCAGTTATCTGAGTGGACTGCCACCTCAGACCACTCTTTATTAGTTGGGAGTTTACTTAGAGATGAGAAACTCTAAAATGTGGAAAACACATGGGGTTCCTAATAAGTACAGTTCTTTAAATGTTGATGCATCACAGAAAAGTTGAAATGCAGTTCAGGTATCTAACCTGTAGGAGGTGAAGAGGGTGCTGAATGAGCTCCAGGTGCTGGAGCTCGCTGCTTCTCGTCTGCAGTTTGATGATTTCCTGCTCCAGCTCGTCGAGCAGCTCCACGGCTCTCCTCTCAGCTTCTTTCTGCCTCTCCTGGAGCTCTTTGACCAGCTCAGCCTGTTGTGTCTTAATGGTTGTCATAAGCAGATTGCAGACCTCAGCGCTGctctgaatctctctctctgtgattttctgttgattgaaaCAACAGACCATGTTAATTTACTCatagaaaacagacaaaccGTAGAAGTAAACTCATTTTGAACATGCATCCTTATAACTCCAAACTCACTCTGCTGAGATGAACTGAATTTTTAATCTGGTCCATTTTTCTTAGTCTGTTGTGGATCATCTGTTGAATGTTGTCCTTTGTATCATTCAAATGTAActgcaaaaatataataatatataatataataaaattcaCATGTTGAATATAATGTGCTGAAAATGGCTTCAAAGGAAAACATGTcacttaaaaatacaaaatacagaaaagcagCCAGAAAGGACTGCTTTTCtcgtatttatatttatatatatatattcatatattccTCACCTTGATGCTCTCGCTCTCCTTCTCCATGGGGACGGTCTCATGGTGTTTATGGTGGCTCTCTGTGCATCTGACACACACAGGTGTCTGGTCTTTCTTGCAGAACATCGTCAGTCGCTTGTTGTGTTTCCTGCAGAGGTGACTGGTGGGGAAGATGGCCGGATCCGTCAGCCGATGTCTCTGCAGGGCTGGTTCCCTCAGGTGTGGTGTGAGGTGAAGCTCACAGTAAGACACCTGGCACACGAGGCACGACTTGACCGATGTTGACTTGTCTCCGTGGCAAATGTTACAGGGAACTTCCTCAGCTTCGACAAGTTGGTCTGGGGAATATTGGGCAAAGTCGACATCctcttgttgtgtttttgtggacaTCATTGACCTTTGGTTTGAATTAAATTGTGTTAaatctcaattcaattcaaatattCAGCTATGTTATGCTTTGcaataagaaaaaaagtttcaaaACAAACCTTTTAAAGATTTCAATGATTTCAGCAAACCCATGATTGATCCTAAGTTCTGGACGTTTTCTGAATGTCTCTTTGCACAGCGGACACTCCGACTTGTCCTTCGTATCCCAGAAGCCTTCGATGCAGTCCAGGCAAAAGTTGTGTCCACATGGGATGGAGACAGGATTGTTGTAAGTGTCCAGACAGATGCAGCACCTGAACTGCACATCAGATGGCACCGAGGCTGTGTTTCGGGCTGGAAATAAACCCCATTATATTACTTAAACATGGAACACAGAGTGACAGAACTCACTATTACTTGTCATAGCATCAGAATTTGCAATTAATTGACCAAACACAGCTGCCGATTGCCAGCTCTATAGCACTGTTAGTGGATTTGTGGGACTAGTTAGTGGTCACAATAAGTTTTAAAACTACAGATCAAAATGTGGGACCAACATCTTGCAAAGACAGAAGTTAGAAAAACTGACAAAGGACATTTAATTTGAAGTAACTACTGAATTATTGAAAATAGTGAAATGGAAGTAGAAGCTAAATAATTCCTTTAATGTAATAATTATGCATCAAATAGTCAATACATTTAtcagtgtattttctttttgcagTCATCTAATATCAAAACCCTCTTACCTGTTTGTGTTGTCATGTCGAGTGTCCTGCTTGTCCTAACGGATACAGCACATATGCAGATTGTAGAGTGCATTCAGTTTAAATACTCCTCAACGTCACGCCTTATTGGCTGTGGAATTAGTCACTCTGTTCAGGGATCTACCTGGTAAATCTGGTCCTTCTGGCTTTTACTGCAGTCTGTGTTAAACAAAACTTTCCCAGTGGTCACACTGCCAAGCTTCTCTAGAACATAATTTTTGAAAGAACTGCAGAGGTGTGTTTGTAATTCTTTCCAGTCACATGCAGAATCAGCAGCTAGAAAGTGTGATAAGTGATCATTATTCAATGTAGAAATCCACCTGAGATATTAAtaacacattacaaaaaaaaaattatcaacaAAATTCTCCGGTGCTCCGATTTCCACCCACCATCAAAGACATGCATGCTAAAATCCATAATTTTTCCAAAGTAATCATTGTGCGGGTTCCTAGCCGCACAATTCAAAATGAATGCATTGTTGAAATACACGTAatgtgaattgtcccctataAATTGTCCCCTCCCGGGCCGCCCTCCTGAAGCAGTGGTAGGGGAAACCTCCTGCTTACCCTCGGCCCTATTTCCTGGACTCTGATTCTTTGCCTGATCCCCACTGTCTTGTTTATTTCAGCTCTTCTGGGTTTGTCCCTTGCTTGTTTATAGAATTAATCTTGCATACTTTGACTATACTCTGATTGTTTCAGTGTTAATCATTACATAATGAGGCAACCTTCTTAAGCAACAAACCTGTTTTGTTCAACCTTTTTTTtcagatgaagaaaaaaattCACCTCAGATCAAGAACAAGCGTTTAATGGAGAGGCGTGTCTGCGGTCTTTGTTTAACAGAACCTCCCCCTTGTCAAGCTCGTCTGAGCAACATGCTTGAAAGAGAAGCTGCTGAGGTTTGTTCTTCATTTTGTAAGATACCAAGTAATTATTTCCACTCAGCAGCCAGAACATGTGAATGAATCAGCAGCCAGAACATGTGAACAGTGATCATTTAATACAGTAATAAGgataataaatgtgtgtgtgtgtaaaaattcAACCACCTGACCACCTGAGACattgaaaacatgcacattttctCTTTTGAGACAATTaatggaaaattatttttaaaatgatcatagaacaaaagaaaatgcaacatacatCCACTTCTCCCAAACCACACATGTAACACAATCTGTtttctggaaatgttttaatctgcAAACGTCAGCGGCCAGAGGACAAAAACTAGTTCTCCAGTGTGCAACTTAAGATCATTGATATCAAGATAAACAAGATCTAACACATGATTTAGGGCAAAACGAAGTTTACGATAtagtaaccctagttctattagcacaggcggagccctctactggactctatgggtactacctctcctcctatcactcgcacgtactcgcccactgaaattttgcatactgtaaaTAGCCGACAAAttggtacagtgggtggagcccggtGACTGTCCGCCCAACCGCGAAAAGCCACAGCTCACCTCACCGACACAATCGGCCACAGGTCACCAGCCACAGGCCCTAAGCTGCCTTCATCCTAAGCGATGGGGCAGTGGGCCACCCCTCAGAAAGGTCACTAGACCGCTAGGGGTTTGGCATGACCAAGAGGGATCTGATCCAGCCAGATCCAACACCTGAACTGTCCTGACCCCTTACAGGGACATCACAgtcagtgtaaaaatgttttccccgaCAACTGGTAGTCTATGGTAGACACCAGgttccttcttcacagatccTGAGTCGCACCTGCGAGCACAGATCCTGAGAAGGAGCCTGACAAATCCAAGAGGTAAAAACGCACAAATGGACATGGTGAAGACCACGATGCCGTTGTGCAAATTCGACGCTCACCCCGTTGAAGAGGGCCGTAGACACAGCCACACCCCATGTGGATGGGGCCCGGACCACCGAGGGTGGGTCTTTCCCTGCCTGCACGTAGGCCTGTGAGATACAGTCACAAAGCCATCTGGCTAGGCGCTTCTTGGATAGAGCTTTACCGATCGCACTGTCACCAAAGTAAACAAGCAGTTGATCAGTGTGTCGAATGGGGGCTGTCCGCTTCATATAATGTGCTAAGGCGCGCAAAGGAAAAACCGATGCAACCTCGCCTCCCTAGGCCCAGGGTGGGGAGGAGGGTGGAAGGCATCCAAATGTATGGTCCTCGACCTGAACGAGCTTCTTATGTTCTTAGGAACAAAGGAAGGGTTCAGTCTTAACAATGCTGCACTGTGGTCACCACgaagcagcatgcagctgggatgAACCAATATGGCGCACAGACAGTCCCTTCTCCATTAGGCCCTGTAAGAAGGAAAGGATGGATCCCACTGGGCAGGTTATGGGATCCATTTCCTTCTCAATGCACCAGCGCTGAAAGCCCAGCCGCTTAGCTTTGTAGCAGGAAGTGGTGGCGCCTGCCCTCGCTGCCTGGATAGACAGCCCAATGGCACCTGACTCCTGTGAAGGGGGAGCTCTTCTCCCAGTTGATTGCAAAGCCAGAACTTGTGTTTAGTATGTATCAAGATATTATGTATGTTGATTTGTTTTGGTGGAGTAATCAATGCAGGCCATTTAACAAAGGAATTAACAAGCAGTGAACATTATTTGCCAGATTGTACATTCGATTATAGATTCACTAAGCTTTCCAGCAATTACTCCCAGCCAGCTAATTGCTAGCGCCTGATTTCCCGGACCCTGATTCTTTGCCTGATCCTCGCTGGTAATGTTAGTTGGTGTTTTCTCTTACAGACCTCCTGGTTTTGACCCTCGCTTGTTTATGGAAAAAATCTGGCATACTTGGACTGTACACTTATTGTTTCAGTGTTGTGCTTGTTCTGCCAGCTCTGAGTCActgtaataacaaaataaattaaaaaaatagccCACGTAGTACAGAAAGAGGAACACCAAATAACTTTTGATCATCTCTTTGTATCAGAAACACATTGTATCAGAATCTACTGTCTTCTTGCTCTATTAGTAGTCTGATCATTTACTTAGTAAAAGCATCAATATTGCAGGTCTCTACCAACTCTCTGCTAAACGCTTTGAGTTGTCGGAAGACTAAAAAAACGCAACCTGGTATCACAGTTTATTCATTGTTTCATTACTGTACACCTGCCTATCAcagcattgtattatattttcatcGATACATCATATTTCATAATGAACATATTTAACGTATGCCCTATTTCATTTCTTAGATTCTCTTTTACTCTTTACATACTCACTACATATTGTTTGAGGATTGAATTCAATCAGTCAAGAATTTCATTCTATTCCAGTAACTGCCTCACTGTATTGTGGAGCATATGACAATAAAGAACTTCAGTGTGAAGAAAGCTGAGTGTGCCAAAACAGTAAATTTAAAGGACTGACAGCTAGAGATGTGAGATGAAACTCAATCTAAAGCCCCACATAGccaaggggagctgcagattcagatCATACTTCTTCGTAGGTTTCATATTGGAATAcaagttcatgttttgttttcctgtaaAAACTCTTTTCGTACATTACACAGTGGAAAGtagaataaaatggaaatacccAAGTCAGCACCTGAGTCACTGTACTTAGTTACTCTCATTttcttaaacattttcaaagtaggttacaaccatagactgtataaaacaagtggacgtagtcattgtgacgtcatCCACTTGTTTCTGGaccgccgttttgaagcctgGAGTTTGGCTGTTAGGCTAGTGACCAGGAACCGGACGTGATTGACAGactcacttttcagacccggaggttcctgcttggttaCAACATTTTGACAAGTTTTgcaaaagaaaggaaaaactcTGTGATGGCTATGTGAGACAGTGcaaacatgctaatgtttaacatgtttaccataaatgtttaccatattcaccatcttattttaatgtgtaaaatttttttattgctaTCCATCCAAAAGTTATTGAGATATTACATAATTTCATATTGCTTCATTTAACCAGGTAAAAGATCtcagttttaaaatgtaggttCTGCAGATTCATATTTTTTAATCTGATATCATGTGATGGCAAATAAATAGCATGCTGGACATTCGCATGTGCGCACTTTAACAGATCAGACAGAATTTGTTTTACAGATGCtgcatttaaagtgtttttgacATGCAGGAAAGGAAAAGCTCAGGGGACCTTTGTCGTCATTGGAACAATAACACGTGAAATAACTTAAGACATTGGCATGTTATTTATACATCATTTGGTCATACCAGGGTGTATTTCATGGATAAAGCAGCATAAGAGTGGTTAGAAGTTACATCTTACAGAATATAGTGCAGTTATACAATAGAAATGTTACAACATTTGTGTGCAGATAACAAACAACTGTTCAACTACTGCCATTTGATGTATCGTCTACTCTCTGTAGATTATCTTATGTCTAGTCTGTTATCAAGTTTCTTTACctgtcttttaattattttctcttctggtctctttgtgtctttgtgcctGGTTGTTGTCtggactgtgttgttgtcctgcgtTCTCTGTCtattgtttatgttattttatttaatcctgGTACCCTTTCCTACAAGAGGCCTATGTCTCCTGCCAGGCTGTTATAAGAAACTGTTCTTAATTAACTTGCCTAAAATAAaggtatataaaaaaaatatcagaTCAATGTTCTCAAACTCATCACTTGACCGAAAAATGCATTCAGTTTCTGCGTTCAAGTAAACTGAAAACTTGGAAAATAACTTGCTAGATAAGAAAACTAAATGTGCTTTAATCCAGTTGTTTGCAGATTATAGTGtacattattaaaaatgtgtagCTTTGTGAAGATTCACATTTCATTGTTCAAAAATTTGTAATTGCACTTTTGCAAATATCAGTCCTGAGTATAAAGATTCCACTTGCTAGAACGGAATGTTCTTCTTCCtcaaatgaacaacaaaataGACGCATGTATTGTTTTCATCCACAATGACACTGCCATCTGTTAGGTCTCAAGCATATCAAATTCACTATTGTGCAGTTGGTGCCTGGGGCGTGTGTCACAGTAATGTGTGAACAGTACATTCTTATGTCAAGATTAAGACCTACAGTGCAGAATGTCCTAACCAGGATCAAAACCATTTGTACATGTGAGGGTGGAGCgaggtgggttttttttacttcatgAATTAAGTTTATATCCTTACGGTAGATAAATGTCGAGGCAGAccacccaccctgagtcatggttctgctcgaggtttctcctttttcctgtcgcctagtgcttgctcatggtgggaattgtagggtctctgtaaataatatcagaAAGAGTACAgtttagacctgctctatatgaaaagtgcaatgtgataactgttgttgtgatttggcgctatataaaaagaaatgaactgaactaaaTAAACCTAACTAAGAAAGTTTGTGAAAAAGATGTGCCCTGTGACACTCTATATACACTTACTATACTTAGTTGCTGAGTGCTACCTAGCTTATTATTGCTGTTTGTCTGACTAATAAAAACCATAGACTGCAACTTCATGGACATACGTAGAGTCTGTGACTGGGACACAATGTTCCTTGAAGCTGTCCCCAATCAACCTGCTCTGTTAATCTGAAATGTCTCTTCAAAGGTAGCATTAGTCAGACCtccgcacgcgcacacacacacacacacacacacacacacacacacacacacacacacacacacacacacacacacacacacacacacacacacacacacactctccactTACCAGCagcgaggaagagaaagacagacacagatcaTTGTGAAATCTTGAATCTGATTGGTAGTCATAATTGCACATGTACACACCTGTGCTCTGCTTTTGCGGACATAGTGACACATGAGACATGTGGAAACAATGCATCCAACTCAATTTCTTT
Proteins encoded in this region:
- the LOC123980867 gene encoding E3 ubiquitin-protein ligase TRIM39-like isoform X2 — translated: MTTQTARNTASVPSDVQFRCCICLDTYNNPVSIPCGHNFCLDCIEGFWDTKDKSECPLCKETFRKRPELRINHGFAEIIEIFKRSMMSTKTQQEDVDFAQYSPDQLVEAEEVPCNICHGDKSTSVKSCLVCQVSYCELHLTPHLREPALQRHRLTDPAIFPTSHLCRKHNKRLTMFCKKDQTPVCVRCTESHHKHHETVPMEKESESIKLHLNDTKDNIQQMIHNRLRKMDQIKNSVHLSRKITEREIQSSAEVCNLLMTTIKTQQAELVKELQERQKEAERRAVELLDELEQEIIKLQTRSSELQHLELIQHPLHLLQSFSSLSKLPTNKEWSEVAVHSDNCLGAVRRAVSTLVVVCQELGNKLSAEEAGRMDQYAFDVTLDPETASGWLVLSPDRKKVSVSRQRASLSDNPQRFDTCVCVLGKQSFTSGRRYWVVEVGDKTDWDLGVARKSINRKGTITVRPDSGYWAICRRKGGSLSACTRPSVTLQPQETPQKVGIFVDYEEGLVSFYDADAKTLIYTYSDCHFSEPLYPYFNPCVQDNGKNTTPLIICSLERRIGEGQVMTVESDV
- the LOC123980867 gene encoding E3 ubiquitin-protein ligase TRIM39-like isoform X1, whose amino-acid sequence is MHSTICICAVSVRTSRTLDMTTQTARNTASVPSDVQFRCCICLDTYNNPVSIPCGHNFCLDCIEGFWDTKDKSECPLCKETFRKRPELRINHGFAEIIEIFKRSMMSTKTQQEDVDFAQYSPDQLVEAEEVPCNICHGDKSTSVKSCLVCQVSYCELHLTPHLREPALQRHRLTDPAIFPTSHLCRKHNKRLTMFCKKDQTPVCVRCTESHHKHHETVPMEKESESIKLHLNDTKDNIQQMIHNRLRKMDQIKNSVHLSRKITEREIQSSAEVCNLLMTTIKTQQAELVKELQERQKEAERRAVELLDELEQEIIKLQTRSSELQHLELIQHPLHLLQSFSSLSKLPTNKEWSEVAVHSDNCLGAVRRAVSTLVVVCQELGNKLSAEEAGRMDQYAFDVTLDPETASGWLVLSPDRKKVSVSRQRASLSDNPQRFDTCVCVLGKQSFTSGRRYWVVEVGDKTDWDLGVARKSINRKGTITVRPDSGYWAICRRKGGSLSACTRPSVTLQPQETPQKVGIFVDYEEGLVSFYDADAKTLIYTYSDCHFSEPLYPYFNPCVQDNGKNTTPLIICSLERRIGEGQVMTVESDV